The following proteins are encoded in a genomic region of Chloracidobacterium sp.:
- a CDS encoding S1/P1 nuclease has product MRLRSNIFTVILLLITISAPAAFGWDDAGHKTTAYIAWQQMTPETRAAVINILLDAPEDSQLATFFANYGSRSLESRQLDFFMTAATWPDIVRDKRFKVRAEKYHNSSWHYSDTFWKWEDGKAVPVTDLAPNGLALQKLKDFSEVIRSSAASSADKALAIAWLEHIIGDIHQPLHASGRVTNSSPKGDQGGNRFLLTPKGTPRAEELNLHWFWDSILMRYEPNTKDVCDSDYLDPIGERIMKMYPYDKMKGELAADNFSQWAKESLEISQQEVYRGVRFFSLPSDGYKKKAFEISEKRLALAGYRMAALFNEVFAKPSPAPPK; this is encoded by the coding sequence ATGCGGCTACGATCGAACATATTCACCGTTATTCTCCTTTTGATCACCATTTCAGCACCTGCGGCGTTCGGCTGGGATGATGCAGGCCACAAAACGACAGCCTACATTGCGTGGCAGCAGATGACGCCGGAGACGCGGGCGGCAGTGATAAATATACTGCTCGATGCGCCGGAAGACTCGCAGCTTGCGACCTTTTTCGCGAACTATGGCTCACGATCGCTCGAGTCGCGCCAGCTCGACTTCTTTATGACGGCGGCGACGTGGCCCGACATTGTTCGTGATAAGCGTTTCAAGGTCAGGGCAGAGAAATATCACAACTCGAGCTGGCATTACAGCGATACGTTCTGGAAATGGGAGGACGGCAAGGCCGTGCCTGTTACAGACCTTGCACCGAACGGACTTGCCCTGCAGAAGCTGAAGGACTTCAGCGAGGTCATACGGTCTTCCGCGGCATCATCGGCAGACAAGGCGCTTGCGATCGCGTGGCTTGAACACATAATCGGCGACATACACCAGCCGCTGCATGCATCGGGCAGAGTGACTAATTCATCGCCCAAAGGTGACCAAGGCGGCAACCGTTTTCTGCTCACGCCAAAGGGTACGCCAAGGGCCGAGGAGTTGAACCTTCACTGGTTTTGGGATTCGATCCTCATGCGGTATGAGCCGAATACCAAGGATGTCTGCGACAGCGACTATCTCGATCCGATAGGCGAAAGGATAATGAAGATGTATCCATACGACAAGATGAAAGGTGAGCTCGCCGCCGACAACTTTAGCCAGTGGGCAAAGGAAAGCCTCGAAATCTCGCAGCAGGAAGTTTATCGAGGGGTTCGGTTCTTCTCGCTGCCGTCGGACGGTTACAAAAAGAAGGCATTCGAGATATCGGAAAAGCGGCTCGCCCTTGCGGGCTACCGCATGGCGGCCTTGTTCAACGAAGTGTTCGCCAAGCCAAGCCCTGCACCGCCGAAGTAA
- a CDS encoding M20 family metallopeptidase translates to MDAAGVLEYFREREAAIVDAIGRLVDVESPSHDSGSSRMAADLVEEMAAGIGADMTAERIAVKDGEHLIIRAFERAGAGRTLMLGHTDTVHPKGSNGANPTRIENGRFYGCGIFDMKAGVVLMIEALRYFAASGTMPATPITIVLTCDEEVGSQTGRPIAEREAKGAVRCFVLEPSAGGCVKTGRKGTGVYRIEAHGSPAHAGLEPEKGANAVAALAGLVGEIHALAMPSAGTTVNVTTFSGGTATNVIPEFAACDIDVRFAAAVEAERVDAAIRSLASPNESVKLNILGGINRPPLERTPEVAALFAHARGLAASFGYSLGETSVGGASDGNFIAAMGIPVLDGLGVAGNGAHTLDEYIEVADIAKRATLLTLLLADDGAAE, encoded by the coding sequence ATGGACGCTGCAGGAGTGCTCGAATACTTTCGCGAACGCGAAGCGGCGATCGTTGATGCGATCGGTCGGCTCGTTGATGTCGAATCACCTTCGCACGACTCGGGCTCGAGCCGCATGGCGGCCGACCTTGTCGAAGAGATGGCGGCCGGCATCGGTGCGGATATGACCGCAGAGCGTATAGCGGTCAAGGATGGCGAACATCTGATCATACGGGCGTTCGAGCGTGCCGGTGCGGGAAGGACGTTGATGCTCGGACATACTGACACCGTTCATCCGAAAGGCTCGAACGGAGCGAATCCGACGCGGATCGAGAACGGGCGGTTCTACGGCTGCGGCATCTTTGATATGAAGGCCGGTGTCGTCCTGATGATCGAGGCGTTGCGGTATTTTGCCGCATCTGGCACCATGCCGGCGACGCCGATAACCATTGTGCTTACGTGCGATGAAGAGGTAGGCAGCCAAACCGGAAGGCCGATCGCCGAGCGCGAAGCAAAGGGGGCGGTGCGCTGCTTTGTTCTCGAACCGTCTGCCGGCGGATGTGTAAAAACAGGCCGCAAAGGTACGGGAGTATATCGCATTGAGGCACACGGCTCGCCCGCACACGCCGGGCTTGAGCCTGAAAAGGGAGCGAATGCCGTAGCGGCTCTGGCAGGCCTCGTCGGCGAGATACATGCTTTGGCGATGCCCTCGGCAGGTACCACCGTGAATGTTACGACCTTCAGCGGCGGAACGGCGACCAACGTCATACCGGAATTTGCCGCGTGTGATATTGATGTACGTTTTGCGGCTGCCGTTGAGGCTGAACGTGTAGATGCGGCTATCCGCTCGCTCGCCTCCCCGAATGAGAGCGTGAAGCTGAATATTCTCGGCGGCATCAATCGCCCGCCGCTCGAGCGTACGCCCGAAGTTGCAGCATTGTTCGCGCATGCCCGCGGCCTTGCGGCATCGTTCGGCTATTCGCTCGGTGAAACGTCTGTCGGCGGCGCTTCGGACGGCAATTTCATCGCGGCAATGGGCATTCCGGTGCTCGACGGGCTTGGCGTTGCAGGTAACGGTGCTCATACTCTTGATGAGTATATCGAGGTCGCCGATATCGCAAAGCGTGCAACACTTCTGACACTTCTGCTTGCAGATGACGGCGCGGCAGAATAG
- the dprA gene encoding DNA-protecting protein DprA, translating into MKDWIALNMTPGIGPRAATKLLERFGSPDGVFSAARSQLESMGLRPETVDSIIKHEFRDRAAGELQQVRELGGDVLILDDGSYPALLREIDDPPPVLYVKGDWQACLDGPCVGIVGSRNCSTYGQNAAEMIARDLASRGVTIVSGLARGIDSAAHRGALAGQGRTAAIMGTGLDSIYPRENNGLSRDILAAGGSLITQFPLGTPPLKDNFPYRNRIISGLSYGILIVEASERSGSLITARLAAEQGREVMAIPGNITSGNSFGTNYLIKSGAKLVQQWQDVAAELPSEIAAAILPPRIERQTEAERSPSLPFDMNEHEQAVWKALSADEPTHIDVLLEATELSFGDLNSALVGLDLRDLIRVLPGKNYARRS; encoded by the coding sequence ATGAAGGACTGGATAGCATTAAATATGACGCCGGGTATCGGGCCGCGTGCGGCGACAAAGTTGCTTGAGCGGTTTGGTTCGCCCGACGGCGTTTTTAGTGCCGCGCGCTCACAGCTCGAGTCGATGGGGCTGCGGCCGGAAACTGTTGACAGCATCATAAAGCATGAGTTTCGAGATCGTGCGGCAGGTGAGCTTCAGCAGGTGCGTGAGCTTGGCGGCGATGTCTTGATACTCGATGACGGCAGCTATCCGGCATTGCTTCGCGAGATAGACGATCCGCCGCCCGTGCTTTATGTCAAAGGCGATTGGCAGGCGTGCCTCGACGGCCCGTGCGTCGGTATCGTCGGTTCGCGAAACTGCTCGACCTACGGGCAAAACGCGGCCGAGATGATCGCACGCGACCTTGCTTCACGCGGCGTGACGATCGTTTCGGGGCTTGCACGCGGGATAGATTCGGCTGCGCATCGCGGTGCGCTCGCGGGTCAGGGGCGTACGGCCGCCATTATGGGAACAGGCCTCGACAGCATCTATCCGCGCGAGAATAACGGCCTCAGCCGCGACATACTTGCTGCGGGCGGCAGTCTTATCACGCAGTTCCCGCTCGGCACACCGCCGCTGAAGGACAATTTTCCTTACCGCAACCGCATCATCAGCGGCCTAAGCTACGGCATTCTGATCGTTGAGGCATCCGAACGCAGCGGCTCGCTCATAACCGCACGGCTTGCCGCAGAGCAGGGCCGCGAGGTAATGGCTATTCCGGGCAACATCACTTCAGGCAATTCTTTTGGGACGAATTATCTTATAAAGAGCGGAGCCAAGCTCGTGCAGCAGTGGCAGGACGTCGCAGCGGAACTGCCGAGCGAGATCGCTGCAGCGATACTGCCGCCGCGGATCGAACGGCAGACCGAGGCCGAACGGTCACCGAGCCTTCCGTTCGATATGAACGAACACGAACAGGCCGTCTGGAAAGCCCTCAGTGCAGACGAGCCGACGCACATCGACGTGCTGCTCGAAGCCACCGAACTCTCGTTCGGCGACCTAAACTCCGCCCTTGTCGGCCTCGACCTTCGCGATCTGATCCGCGTCCTTCCCGGCAAGAACTACGCTCGGAGAAGCTGA
- the topA gene encoding type I DNA topoisomerase: protein MSKNLLIVESPAKAKTIEKILGNDFQVNSCYGHIRDLEKTGMGIDIENDFEPRYIVPEEKYKVVNELRSLAKRSNEVWLATDEDREGEAISWHLCEVLGLDPRVTKRIVFHEITKPAIEAAVKNPRTVNMDLVMAQQARRVLDRIVGFELSPVLWRKISTSNKSLSAGRVQSVAVRLIADREREINAFQPVSHFKIEGIFTANDITGKPVTFKAEGKKQDSADDAEKFLQSCAGAQYRVADVRVKPGKRSPAPPFTTSTLQQEASRKLGYGVAKTMLIAQKLYENGHITYMRTDSVSLSSTALAEIANTVSSLYGSQYHQARKFKNKNESAQEAHEAIRPTNANAATIRDEEWQKLYELIWKRTMASQMADAELEKTTVSIEISTNKEELTASGEVLKFDGFLKVYREGKDEDEPEESSEGLLPPMAVGQLLPLSELRATERFSRAQPRYTEASLVKKLEELGIGRPSTYAPTISTIQKRGYIEKRDKDGVQRPFRILVLKDDRISKQDGSETTGAKRSKLFPTDLGLVVTDFLKQYFDDIMDYGFTAKIEGEFDEVAGGKLQWNEMIEEFYTPFKKHVDSTIETAERVKGERLLGTDPESGKPVIARMARYGPIIQIGIVDHEEKPRFAKIPAGQSIETITFEEALTLFKLQSAMGSFEGKDMSVGVGRFGPYVKWGDEFVPIPRGTDLTTVDAEKAISYIRAKKAADAPVGEYDGKPITKGTGRFGPFIKWDGMFINVPRRYQLSELTQAEMNELIEAKVSKEANRYIQRWEDEKISVENARWGPVVKFGKKTISLPKKADGTRPTAEDAAALTLEQVKALIEAAVPNAFAKKTKAAAGRSASKTAARRKGK from the coding sequence ATGTCAAAGAATTTGCTAATAGTCGAAAGCCCTGCAAAGGCCAAGACCATAGAAAAGATCCTCGGGAATGATTTTCAGGTGAACAGCTGCTATGGCCACATCCGCGACCTGGAAAAAACAGGAATGGGCATTGACATCGAAAATGATTTCGAGCCTCGTTATATCGTTCCTGAAGAAAAATACAAGGTCGTGAATGAACTGAGATCTTTGGCAAAAAGATCGAATGAAGTATGGCTCGCAACTGACGAAGACCGCGAGGGCGAAGCCATAAGCTGGCATCTGTGTGAGGTGCTCGGCCTCGATCCGCGTGTTACTAAGCGGATCGTTTTTCACGAGATAACCAAACCGGCCATCGAGGCGGCTGTAAAAAATCCGCGTACGGTGAACATGGACCTCGTAATGGCGCAGCAAGCCCGCCGCGTACTTGACCGGATAGTCGGCTTTGAGCTTAGCCCCGTACTCTGGCGCAAGATCAGCACAAGTAATAAAAGCCTAAGTGCCGGACGCGTACAGAGCGTTGCGGTACGCCTTATCGCCGACCGTGAACGCGAGATCAACGCATTTCAGCCTGTCAGCCACTTCAAGATCGAAGGCATTTTTACGGCAAATGACATTACGGGGAAGCCGGTAACTTTCAAGGCTGAGGGCAAGAAACAGGACAGTGCCGACGATGCGGAAAAGTTCCTGCAGAGCTGTGCCGGCGCGCAATATAGAGTGGCTGATGTGCGTGTAAAGCCGGGCAAGCGCTCGCCCGCTCCGCCGTTCACAACATCGACCCTTCAGCAGGAAGCCTCTAGAAAGCTTGGTTACGGTGTTGCAAAGACAATGCTTATCGCCCAGAAGCTTTATGAGAACGGGCATATCACTTACATGCGAACCGACAGCGTAAGCCTGAGTTCGACCGCCCTCGCAGAAATTGCGAATACGGTGAGCAGCCTTTACGGCAGTCAGTATCATCAAGCACGCAAATTCAAGAACAAGAATGAATCCGCACAAGAGGCACACGAGGCAATTCGCCCCACCAACGCGAACGCCGCAACCATCCGGGACGAAGAGTGGCAAAAGCTGTACGAACTCATCTGGAAGCGGACGATGGCATCACAAATGGCCGATGCCGAACTTGAAAAGACCACTGTCAGCATCGAGATCTCAACGAATAAGGAAGAACTGACCGCATCGGGCGAAGTATTGAAATTTGACGGCTTTCTGAAAGTTTATAGGGAAGGTAAGGACGAGGACGAACCCGAAGAATCATCAGAGGGGCTTTTGCCGCCGATGGCCGTCGGGCAGCTTTTGCCGCTGTCCGAGCTGCGGGCAACGGAAAGGTTCAGTCGTGCCCAGCCGAGATATACCGAAGCTTCTCTGGTAAAGAAACTTGAGGAGCTTGGCATCGGCCGTCCGTCAACGTACGCACCGACGATATCCACTATCCAGAAACGCGGCTACATCGAGAAAAGAGATAAGGACGGCGTACAGCGGCCCTTTAGGATACTGGTCTTAAAAGATGACCGGATCAGCAAGCAGGACGGCTCGGAGACCACGGGTGCGAAAAGATCAAAGCTGTTCCCGACGGACCTTGGCCTGGTCGTTACGGATTTCCTGAAGCAGTATTTCGACGACATCATGGATTACGGCTTTACTGCCAAGATCGAAGGCGAGTTTGACGAGGTCGCCGGCGGCAAACTGCAATGGAATGAGATGATCGAGGAGTTTTACACCCCTTTCAAAAAACACGTTGACAGCACGATCGAGACCGCTGAGCGTGTTAAGGGCGAGCGGCTGCTGGGCACTGATCCGGAAAGCGGCAAACCTGTGATCGCACGGATGGCCCGCTACGGCCCGATAATACAGATCGGCATCGTCGATCATGAAGAAAAGCCGAGGTTTGCAAAGATCCCCGCGGGACAAAGTATTGAGACGATCACTTTTGAAGAGGCCTTGACGCTCTTCAAACTCCAGTCTGCGATGGGCAGTTTTGAAGGCAAGGATATGTCCGTTGGCGTCGGCCGATTTGGCCCGTACGTAAAATGGGGCGATGAATTTGTCCCTATACCGCGCGGCACAGACCTGACGACAGTTGATGCAGAAAAAGCGATAAGCTACATAAGGGCAAAGAAAGCGGCTGATGCTCCTGTCGGTGAGTATGACGGCAAGCCGATCACAAAAGGAACGGGACGTTTTGGGCCGTTCATTAAATGGGACGGTATGTTCATCAACGTGCCGCGCCGCTACCAACTGTCTGAGCTGACCCAGGCCGAGATGAACGAACTTATCGAAGCAAAGGTCAGCAAAGAGGCAAATCGCTATATCCAACGCTGGGAAGATGAGAAGATATCGGTTGAAAATGCTCGTTGGGGCCCTGTCGTCAAATTCGGCAAAAAGACCATTTCACTTCCAAAAAAGGCGGACGGCACACGCCCTACGGCAGAAGATGCAGCAGCCTTGACGCTTGAGCAAGTAAAGGCGTTGATCGAGGCCGCAGTGCCGAATGCTTTTGCAAAGAAGACAAAGGCGGCGGCCGGCAGATCCGCTTCGAAGACCGCGGCAAGACGCAAGGGCAAGTGA
- a CDS encoding M20/M25/M40 family metallo-hydrolase — protein MLRRKFIGAISLCAMLLPTVALAQAPAAKSIYAAPKEVIARIKEEGTKRSQVMDIVRYLSDVNGPRLTGSPGLKRANEWTRDTMAKWGLENAHLEAWGPFGRGWTLKRFSAMVDGPTAFPLIAYPKAWTPGTDTLFPAPAVDPKAKASKKAAAPAAPTSTAYTGEVVHFDAKNEAELAQYKGKLKGKIVLVGPIRDLKAHFAPEATRWTDTQLLDMANAQDPALIQAPGFNMPRNFGQMMQFNNARMRFLVDEGAAVLVDAGRGDGGTIFVQQATAVQPPPPAAGEQPRPPARLYDKGTVVPIQISAAAEQYNRLVRMIDAGQKVTMTVDLAVEFQDEDLNNYNTIAELPGGDLKDQLVMLGGHLDSWQSGTGATDNAAGCAVMMEAVRILKALDLKPRRTIRVALWTGEEQGLLGSRAYVKQHFGYRGDGNTPFFGGPNPATLPLTKLPEYDKLSAYYNIDNGTGKLRGVYLQGNNNVRPIFRTWLEPFSRPTWWKEDFDPTKDTSYAANTLTLSNTGGTDHLSFDGIGLPGFQFIQDDVEYGTRTHHSNMDVYDRIQADDMKQMAIIVASFVYQTAMMDEKIPTK, from the coding sequence ATGCTTAGACGTAAGTTCATAGGCGCAATTTCGCTTTGCGCAATGCTGCTTCCGACGGTCGCGCTTGCGCAGGCCCCGGCCGCAAAATCGATATATGCCGCACCGAAAGAGGTGATCGCCCGCATTAAGGAAGAAGGGACGAAACGTTCGCAGGTAATGGACATCGTCCGCTACTTGTCGGATGTGAACGGCCCGAGGCTTACGGGATCGCCGGGCTTGAAGCGTGCTAATGAATGGACGCGCGACACGATGGCTAAATGGGGCCTCGAGAACGCACATTTGGAGGCGTGGGGGCCATTCGGCCGCGGCTGGACACTGAAACGATTCTCCGCGATGGTTGACGGCCCGACGGCGTTCCCGCTGATCGCATATCCGAAGGCATGGACGCCCGGAACCGACACGCTTTTTCCTGCTCCGGCAGTTGACCCTAAAGCAAAGGCATCGAAAAAGGCCGCCGCACCGGCGGCTCCCACGAGCACTGCATACACCGGCGAGGTCGTTCACTTTGATGCCAAGAATGAAGCGGAGCTTGCACAGTACAAGGGCAAGCTGAAGGGCAAGATAGTGCTGGTCGGCCCTATTCGCGACTTAAAAGCACACTTTGCACCGGAGGCCACGCGTTGGACCGACACACAGCTTCTCGATATGGCAAATGCCCAGGATCCGGCATTGATACAGGCTCCCGGGTTCAATATGCCGCGGAATTTCGGGCAGATGATGCAGTTCAACAACGCAAGGATGCGGTTTCTGGTTGATGAAGGCGCAGCCGTCTTGGTAGATGCAGGACGCGGCGACGGCGGAACCATCTTTGTTCAGCAGGCGACGGCCGTTCAGCCTCCGCCGCCTGCCGCCGGAGAACAACCGAGGCCGCCCGCAAGGCTTTACGACAAGGGCACGGTCGTTCCGATCCAGATCAGTGCCGCCGCCGAACAGTACAATCGCTTGGTCAGAATGATCGATGCGGGCCAGAAAGTAACGATGACCGTCGATCTTGCTGTCGAGTTTCAGGATGAGGACCTGAACAACTACAACACCATCGCAGAGCTGCCGGGCGGTGATCTCAAAGATCAGCTCGTGATGCTTGGCGGACATCTTGATTCGTGGCAGTCAGGCACTGGTGCGACCGACAATGCGGCAGGTTGTGCGGTAATGATGGAAGCGGTGCGAATACTAAAAGCTCTCGACCTAAAGCCGCGTCGTACTATCAGGGTTGCTCTGTGGACGGGTGAGGAGCAGGGTTTGCTCGGTTCGCGTGCTTATGTAAAACAGCACTTCGGGTATCGCGGCGACGGTAATACGCCATTCTTCGGCGGGCCGAATCCGGCGACGCTTCCGCTGACCAAACTTCCCGAATACGACAAACTGTCGGCTTACTACAACATCGACAACGGTACGGGCAAGCTCCGCGGTGTCTATTTGCAGGGCAATAACAACGTCCGGCCGATCTTCCGCACATGGCTTGAGCCGTTCAGCCGGCCGACCTGGTGGAAGGAGGACTTTGACCCGACCAAGGACACGAGCTATGCGGCCAACACGCTGACGCTCAGCAATACGGGCGGCACCGATCACCTCAGCTTTGACGGTATCGGGCTGCCGGGCTTCCAGTTCATACAGGATGATGTCGAATACGGCACCCGTACGCATCATTCGAATATGGACGTTTATGACCGCATCCAAGCGGATGATATGAAGCAAATGGCGATCATCGTTGCCTCATTCGTCTATCAGACCGCGATGATGGATGAGAAGATACCGACCAAATGA
- a CDS encoding GNAT family N-acetyltransferase: MEKVQISLINAESGDTIDDARMIFREYERSLGIDLCFQDFENEMASLPGKYAPPDGRLILAYKGGEVLGCIAMRKIGDGVCEMKRLYVRENARGTGLGRMLVEKIIAEARLAGYKRMLLDTFPQKMEAAVALYRSYGFEETEPYYKNPYPNVLFMAKKL; the protein is encoded by the coding sequence ATGGAAAAGGTTCAGATCAGCCTGATCAATGCCGAGAGCGGCGACACGATCGACGATGCCCGCATGATCTTTCGTGAGTACGAACGCTCGCTCGGCATCGACCTGTGCTTTCAGGATTTTGAGAACGAAATGGCGTCGCTGCCGGGCAAATACGCACCGCCCGACGGAAGGCTCATACTTGCATACAAGGGCGGCGAAGTGTTGGGCTGTATCGCGATGCGTAAGATCGGCGACGGTGTTTGTGAGATGAAGAGGTTATATGTGCGCGAGAACGCCCGCGGCACCGGGCTGGGCAGGATGCTTGTCGAAAAGATCATCGCCGAGGCCCGCCTCGCGGGTTACAAAAGGATGCTGCTTGATACTTTTCCGCAAAAAATGGAGGCAGCGGTCGCGTTGTACCGCTCATACGGATTCGAAGAGACCGAACCGTATTACAAAAATCCTTATCCGAACGTCCTCTTTATGGCGAAGAAACTTTAG
- a CDS encoding CbbQ/NirQ/NorQ/GpvN family protein gives MELAVEKYKVKEEPFYLPVGSEVELFEAAYAAKLPALLKGPTGCGKTRFVEYMAHRLGRPLITVACHEDLSSTDLVGRFLLEGEETVWHDGPLTAAVRSGAICYLDEVVEARKDTVVIIHPLTDDRRRLPIEKRGTIIEAPDEFMLVVSYNPGYQSILKDLKQSTRQRFVAMEFDYPDADAETKIVAKEGGIEEGIAADLVKIGQKVRNLRGHGLEEGVSTRLLIYAAQLIAKGIAPVAAAEVAICSPITDDRELQRSIREIVTTII, from the coding sequence ATGGAACTTGCGGTTGAAAAGTACAAGGTCAAGGAAGAGCCGTTCTACCTGCCGGTCGGCAGCGAGGTCGAATTGTTCGAGGCGGCCTATGCGGCAAAGCTGCCTGCGTTGCTTAAAGGCCCGACGGGCTGCGGAAAAACGCGTTTTGTCGAATATATGGCTCATCGGCTCGGACGGCCGCTTATAACGGTCGCGTGCCACGAGGATCTTTCTTCTACCGATCTCGTCGGACGTTTCCTGCTCGAAGGCGAGGAGACGGTCTGGCATGACGGGCCGCTGACGGCGGCTGTACGCTCGGGAGCGATCTGTTATTTGGACGAGGTCGTCGAGGCACGCAAGGACACGGTCGTCATCATTCATCCTTTGACGGACGATCGCCGCCGACTGCCCATCGAAAAACGCGGCACTATCATCGAGGCACCCGATGAATTTATGCTCGTCGTCTCATACAATCCCGGCTATCAATCGATCCTAAAGGATCTGAAGCAATCGACACGGCAGCGTTTCGTCGCGATGGAATTCGATTACCCCGACGCTGATGCCGAAACAAAGATCGTTGCAAAGGAAGGCGGCATCGAGGAAGGCATCGCGGCCGACCTCGTAAAGATCGGCCAAAAGGTGCGCAACCTTCGCGGGCACGGCCTCGAGGAAGGCGTCTCGACACGGCTGCTCATCTACGCGGCGCAGCTTATCGCCAAAGGCATCGCACCGGTTGCGGCCGCCGAGGTCGCGATCTGCTCTCCGATAACTGATGACCGCGAGCTGCAGCGCAGCATACGCGAGATCGTTACGACGATCATTTAA
- a CDS encoding helix-turn-helix domain-containing protein, with translation MLYFDLERILKTRGIDEPYRWLVKNGFVPQTVHSWLNYQLGYIKPDHLERLCLLLNCTPNDLFDWREDGKTIVHDTHALRTLIKQKNDIQTTLRELPLDKLEKLGEMLAEMNSKGSEAASE, from the coding sequence ATGCTTTACTTCGACCTTGAGAGGATCTTAAAGACACGCGGGATCGATGAGCCGTATCGTTGGCTGGTCAAGAATGGTTTTGTGCCTCAGACGGTGCATTCGTGGCTCAATTATCAGCTCGGCTACATCAAGCCCGACCACCTCGAACGCCTCTGCCTGCTGCTCAACTGCACGCCGAACGACCTTTTCGACTGGCGCGAGGACGGCAAAACCATCGTCCACGACACCCACGCCCTCCGCACACTCATCAAACAGAAAAACGACATCCAAACCACCCTCCGCGAACTCCCGCTCGATAAACTGGAAAAGCTCGGTGAGATGCTGGCGGAGATGAACTCGAAGGGTAGTGAAGCGGCTAGCGAATAA